The proteins below are encoded in one region of Amycolatopsis acidiphila:
- the tsaD gene encoding tRNA (adenosine(37)-N6)-threonylcarbamoyltransferase complex transferase subunit TsaD: MSRIIMGIESSCDETGVGLVRLHDDGAVELLADEVASSVEQHARFGGVVPEVASRAHLEAMVPTANRAFEKADLKLSDVDAIAVTAGPGLAGALLVGVSAAKAYAASLGVPLYGVNHLAGHIAVDTLQHGPLPKPCLALLVSGGHTQLLRVDDVATSITELGSTVDDAAGEAYDKVARVLGLPYPGGPPIDKAAKLGNPSAIAFPRGMTGPRDAKFDFSFSGLKTAVARWVEGAERRGEEIPVNDVAASFQEAVADVLTAKAVRAAKEYGIGTLVISGGVAANSRLSELARERCEAAGIELRVPRPRLCTDNGAMIAALGAHVVAAGARESSLDISANPALPVHVVSV, encoded by the coding sequence ATGTCACGGATCATCATGGGCATCGAGAGTTCCTGCGACGAGACGGGCGTCGGCCTGGTCCGGCTGCACGACGACGGCGCCGTGGAGCTGCTCGCCGACGAGGTCGCCTCCAGCGTCGAGCAGCACGCGCGCTTCGGCGGCGTGGTGCCCGAGGTCGCGAGCCGTGCACACCTGGAAGCCATGGTGCCGACGGCGAACCGCGCCTTCGAGAAGGCCGACCTCAAGCTGTCCGATGTGGACGCCATCGCCGTCACCGCCGGGCCCGGCCTCGCGGGCGCGCTGCTCGTCGGGGTCTCCGCGGCCAAGGCCTATGCCGCCTCGCTCGGGGTGCCGCTGTACGGGGTGAACCACCTGGCCGGCCACATCGCCGTCGACACGCTGCAGCACGGACCGCTGCCGAAGCCGTGCCTGGCCCTGCTCGTCTCCGGTGGCCACACGCAGCTGCTGCGGGTCGACGACGTCGCCACGAGCATCACTGAACTCGGGTCTACTGTGGACGACGCGGCCGGTGAGGCCTACGACAAGGTCGCACGCGTGCTCGGCCTGCCCTATCCGGGCGGCCCGCCGATCGACAAGGCCGCGAAGCTCGGCAACCCGTCGGCCATCGCCTTCCCGCGCGGCATGACCGGCCCCCGCGACGCGAAGTTCGACTTCTCCTTCTCCGGCCTGAAGACGGCCGTGGCGCGCTGGGTCGAAGGTGCCGAACGTCGCGGCGAGGAGATCCCGGTGAACGACGTCGCGGCCTCGTTCCAGGAGGCCGTGGCCGACGTGCTGACCGCGAAGGCGGTGCGCGCGGCCAAGGAGTACGGCATCGGCACCCTGGTCATCTCCGGTGGGGTCGCGGCCAACTCGCGGCTTTCGGAGCTGGCGCGCGAGCGCTGCGAAGCCGCCGGTATCGAACTGCGGGTGCCGCGGCCCAGGCTGTGCACCGACAACGGCGCGATGATCGCCGCGCTCGGGGCGCATGTAGTGGCGGCCGGTGCCCGTGAGTCCTCTTTGGACATCTCCGCGAACCCGGCCCTGCCGGTGCACGTCGTCTCGGTTTGA
- a CDS encoding N-acetylmuramoyl-L-alanine amidase — protein sequence MDPFTRRTALRVAAAGTAGLAVTVPGIAGASVAADQARQRAFAAAAAEFGVPEQVLLGVSYLKSRWDYNAGTPSTGAGFGPMHLTDLRAVAAGGSHHDKGSEDPRGDLARATLHPAEPQQAAPAPTLQTVDLAAELTGANPAALRTDPTQNIRGGAAVLAQYQRELGITSDNPADWYGAVARYSGATDSTAAAFFADEVFGTITGGAGRVTDDGQSVRLDAQQVSPARGQLRSLGLPAAARGDVEAPPDVSAEWIPAPYQQTGDGAGDYGNYDKAERPQSQQVTHIVIHDTECSYDAALALVQDPTYLGWHYTLRSSDGHIAQHIQTKDVGWHAGNWYVNAKSIGVEHEGFGAQGTWYTEAMYRTSAKLVRYLADRYGIPLDRRHIIGHDNVPGTIPSTVAGMHWDPGPYWDWGHYFDLLGAPLRSWARQNTGLVMIKPDFATNRPGFTDCDTAGAACTLRGSSAVILHTEPRDDAPLLQDLGLHPDGSPSTMGVSDVGSRASTGQQYAVAEVRGDWTAIWYLGQKGWFRSSAAVPALGQVVTPKPGLATVPVYGRAYPEAEAYPANIPPQDLTPLQYTFAAGQKYVAGPVLPGEYYWATTFDPSTHVVVRGKTEYVQIQFGHRVAYVKADDVVVGRP from the coding sequence ATGGATCCGTTCACTCGCCGCACCGCTCTGCGCGTCGCCGCAGCCGGCACGGCCGGGCTCGCCGTCACCGTTCCCGGCATCGCGGGCGCGAGCGTCGCCGCCGACCAGGCGCGGCAGCGCGCCTTCGCCGCCGCCGCCGCGGAGTTCGGGGTGCCGGAGCAGGTGCTGCTCGGGGTCTCGTACCTGAAGTCCCGCTGGGACTACAACGCGGGCACGCCGAGCACGGGCGCCGGGTTCGGACCCATGCACCTCACCGACCTTCGTGCCGTCGCCGCCGGCGGCAGTCACCACGACAAGGGTTCCGAGGACCCGCGCGGCGACCTCGCCCGCGCCACGCTGCACCCCGCCGAGCCGCAGCAGGCCGCCCCGGCGCCCACCCTGCAGACCGTCGACCTCGCCGCCGAACTGACCGGCGCGAACCCGGCCGCGCTGCGCACGGACCCCACCCAGAACATCCGCGGTGGTGCGGCGGTTCTGGCTCAGTACCAACGAGAGCTCGGCATCACCAGCGACAACCCGGCCGACTGGTACGGCGCGGTCGCCCGCTACAGCGGAGCGACGGACTCCACCGCCGCCGCGTTCTTCGCCGACGAGGTCTTCGGCACGATCACCGGCGGCGCCGGCCGCGTCACCGACGACGGCCAGTCCGTGCGCCTGGACGCCCAGCAGGTCTCGCCCGCGCGGGGTCAGCTGCGGTCCCTCGGCCTGCCTGCCGCCGCACGCGGCGACGTCGAAGCGCCGCCGGACGTGTCCGCCGAGTGGATTCCCGCGCCGTACCAGCAGACCGGTGACGGCGCCGGCGACTACGGCAACTACGACAAGGCCGAGCGCCCGCAGAGCCAGCAGGTCACGCACATCGTCATCCACGACACCGAGTGCAGCTACGACGCGGCGCTGGCCCTGGTGCAGGACCCGACGTACCTCGGCTGGCACTACACGCTGCGCTCGAGCGACGGGCACATCGCCCAGCACATCCAGACCAAGGACGTCGGCTGGCACGCCGGGAACTGGTACGTCAACGCGAAGTCCATCGGCGTCGAGCACGAGGGCTTCGGGGCGCAGGGCACCTGGTACACCGAGGCGATGTACCGCACCTCGGCGAAGCTGGTGCGTTACCTGGCCGACAGGTACGGCATTCCGCTGGACCGCCGGCACATCATCGGGCACGACAACGTGCCGGGCACGATCCCCTCGACGGTGGCGGGCATGCACTGGGACCCGGGCCCGTACTGGGACTGGGGCCACTACTTCGACCTGCTCGGCGCGCCGCTGCGCAGCTGGGCACGGCAGAACACCGGGCTGGTCATGATCAAGCCGGACTTCGCCACCAACCGGCCGGGCTTCACCGACTGCGACACCGCCGGCGCCGCCTGCACGCTGCGTGGGTCGTCCGCCGTCATCCTGCACACCGAACCGCGCGACGACGCGCCGCTGCTGCAGGACCTGGGCCTGCACCCGGACGGCTCGCCGTCGACGATGGGCGTTTCCGACGTGGGCAGCCGCGCCTCGACCGGGCAGCAGTACGCGGTGGCCGAGGTCCGCGGGGACTGGACGGCGATCTGGTACCTGGGCCAGAAGGGCTGGTTCCGCAGCTCGGCCGCGGTGCCCGCGCTCGGCCAGGTCGTCACGCCGAAGCCGGGCCTGGCCACGGTTCCGGTCTACGGCCGGGCGTATCCCGAAGCGGAGGCGTACCCGGCGAACATCCCGCCGCAGGACCTCACGCCGCTGCAATACACGTTCGCCGCGGGCCAGAAGTACGTGGCCGGGCCGGTGCTGCCGGGCGAGTACTACTGGGCGACGACGTTCGACCCGTCGACCCACGTCGTGGTGCGCGGGAAGACGGAGTACGTCCAGATCCAGTTCGGGCACCGCGTCGCCTACGTGAAGGCGGACGACGTGGTGGTCGGCCGGCCCTGA
- the groES gene encoding co-chaperone GroES: protein MSVNIKPLEDKIVVQTSEAEETTASGLVIPDTAKEKPQEGKVLAVGPGRVDDKGNRIPVDVSVGDVVIYSKYGGTEVKYNGEDYLILSARDVLAVVN, encoded by the coding sequence GTGAGCGTGAACATCAAACCGCTCGAGGACAAGATCGTTGTCCAGACGAGCGAGGCCGAGGAGACGACGGCTTCCGGTCTCGTCATCCCTGACACCGCTAAGGAAAAGCCCCAGGAGGGCAAGGTTCTGGCCGTGGGCCCGGGCCGCGTGGACGACAAGGGCAACCGCATTCCCGTGGATGTCAGTGTCGGCGACGTCGTCATCTACTCCAAGTACGGCGGCACCGAGGTCAAGTACAACGGTGAGGACTACTTGATCCTGTCCGCTCGCGACGTGCTGGCCGTCGTCAACTGA